CGATAAAGCATTTGAGATATTTtcgtattttcttttttttaaatgtcaccGGTTTAAAATGGAGTCTGGGGGTTTAATCTGCTGTGATTAATGAGATTAATGGATGTTCATTGTGTCAGTTTGTTATACCGAGTGTGAATGTTTAATGTGGTGTCATTAAATGGGTTTACATGCAGATGATGAATTTCTTCCGCAACCGTCTGGTGGTTTTGGGGCTGGTGTTGCTGGCCACAGTGCTGCTGTATCTGCTGCTTCCCTCCATGCGGCAGGGGAGCATGGAGCCGTCTCTGGAGGTGCAGCAGCGGATGGGGCTGATCGCCGCCTCTCCtccgccgccgccgccgccaAACAGCATCAACATCACGGTCAGGACCGGGCAGCTGCCCGGGGACCCGCCGCTCTTCTTCAGGGAGGCTCTGCCCGTGGACAGCACTGGGCGACAGATAGTGCCCAGGTCAGGTTACTTCATATAATTTAAGTTTTATGCCATAGTTATATAATGACTGTATTGAGCTGCATAGATAGACATCAGTTTTGGGGCATTATTGGCACGTTCCAAATATACATCATAAAGCTGTATAGAATTAAATCTGATTCCTTCTTCAGTTCGTAATCATAGCCCTTACAAGAATTaaccatagtttttttttttggttttgttgtaGTAAAACTTGGTAAAAGGGAAAATACAACATTATAGCCTacgttttaaaattattttaaaatgattgtaTAATCTTTTATTAATTTCTCTGCACAATTATATCCCATATCTACAATTATGTCCCATCCCATTATGATTTAGAAAAATTTTACCTGGCTTTCGCTTGCAGAACTTCTGTATTCTCTTCCAAAATATTGCATTCCGaagaaactttgcattcacTTGCAAATCTTTTgccttttcttgtaaaatattgAGATCAcagagaaactttgcattctctcgcaaaaTATTGCGTTTCTCTGGAAACTTTGCCTTCGCTTGCACAACTTTTTCATTCTCTCACCAAATATCGTGTTTCCCCAAGAAACTTTCCGTTTACTTACAGAACTTTTGTGTTCTCTCGCGAAATATTGTCTCCCTAAGAAACCCTGTTTTCGCTCACAAAACTTGTGTTCTCTTGCAAAATATCATATTCACAGATAAACTTCtgtgttttcttgtaaaacttttttctctcaaaataTACTTTCCCCCCCCGAGAAACTCAGGCTCTTTTTCTCGCACAACTTTTGTATTCTCTCgttaaatgttgtgtttaatGAAAAACTTTGCTTTTGCTTGTAAAACGTTTGGCTTCATTTGCATTGCAATATTGTGTTTAACAAGAtacttttgtgttttcttgCAAAATATTGTGTTCCCCCGAGAAACCTTGCTTTCGCTTGCAGAATCAGTTTGCTATAGTAATTTTGCAGAAGTAAAACTTTCTCCCTCACATGAAATTCCCACTGTGTGGAAgtggtattttaatgaaaactatgGTAACCATGGTGATTTTTGAACTTACAAAATTCTGCATTGAAGTATTATGACCTATTCTTATATAACTGCAAAGATTCAGCAACTGTATCTCCTCTCCATCAGGCTGCAGATGGTGCTTCTTCATGGTCAGGCCTTCACCTCTAAAACTTGGGAGGAGTTGGGAACCCTCAGCTTGTTGGCGACCAATGGGTACCAAGCCCTCGCTCTCGACCTGCCCGGTACTTATAATTAACTTTATTATATATGTTCTtgatatgctgatttttatatgttaaaaaaaacatataagcAGATCACTAAATCGTCTTGTTTCTTGTCAGGTTTTGGGAATTCTCCGGACTCGGAGTCGGTAAAGTCGGATCAGAGCCGCGTGGATCTGCTAAAGCGTTTTCTGGAGTCTCTGGGCGTGCGAACACCGGTGTTACTGAGCCCGTCTATGAGCGGCCATTACGCCCTGCCGTTCCTTCAGAAACACAGCGCCCAGCTGCACGGCTTTGTGCCCATCGCCCCCGTGGGCACCCGCGGCATCACCCCACAGCAGTACCGCGACATTCAGGTGTCGTATTTCTTTCGATTCATCTCACATTTAAGAATTCCTTGATTTTAATGCTCGGTTTTAATTCTCACTTCTCATCTGTATGACAGACTCCTACACTGGTCATATATGGAGAGTTAGACACTAATCTGGGCGCTCAGTCTCATAAGAACCTGATTCAGCTGCCTCATCACACCGTGGTAAAGCTGGCAGGAGCGCGACACGCCTGTTACATGGACAAACCCCGCGAGTTCCACCGCGCTCTGCTCGACTTCCTCAGCAAACTCGAATGAGGGAAGGAGAGTGTGAGAACGGGTCGAACAAACATGTGAAAAGACTTTGGAAGAGACTGAGTGAAGAAAAAGACAAGAAAATGATGAACAGGACTGCGGTGTAGCTGTAAATCCAGTCCTGAAACATAACACACACCTGAACGTTCTATCAGCCATCCACATCTGCTCACTCCTTATAATTTCCCTGCGTGCACCATCAAGAGATGAGATATTATaatacatcaaacaaacaaaacttctGCAGAGTTACTATAGTAACGCTTCTTTTGTAGATTGTAAACATCCTTTTATCAGTTTTGACATTGTTGCATGTAATGGCCCGTCTGAAGGTTGTTACATTTTCCGGCCTGAGGGTTGTTCTGTAATGCTGTTGCCATGGTTTCTGGTCTGACAGACTTTTCTGTAACATAGTTACCATGGTTTCATTTCTGAGAGTTGCTCTGTAATTCTGTTGCCAGGGATGTTAGTGTAACACAGTTGTCATGGTTTCCAGTCTACTCTGTTGCCATGGTTTCTGATCTGACAGATTTTCCTGTAACATAGTTGCCATGGTGAATTATTCTGTAATGCTGTTGCCATGGTTTCCATTCTGAGAGTTGTTCTGTAATGCAAGTACGTTGCATCGCTGTTTCCATGGTGTCTTGTCTGAGGAATGTTGTCAGAGTTGGAATGTTGTCAAAGCGAAGTTGTCATGGTTTCTTATCTTTGGTTTGTTCCCGTAAAATGGTTGCTGTGGTTTCCAACCCGAGAAATGTTCCTGTAACTAAGTTGACATGGTTTTCTTTCTGAGGGATGTTCCTGTAACACAATTGCCTTGGTTTCCAGTCTGAGAGTTATTCTGTAACGCTGTTGCCATGGTTTCTGCTCTGACAAATGTTCC
The sequence above is a segment of the Onychostoma macrolepis isolate SWU-2019 chromosome 22, ASM1243209v1, whole genome shotgun sequence genome. Coding sequences within it:
- the abhd14a gene encoding protein ABHD14A, whose translation is MMNFFRNRLVVLGLVLLATVLLYLLLPSMRQGSMEPSLEVQQRMGLIAASPPPPPPPNSINITVRTGQLPGDPPLFFREALPVDSTGRQIVPRLQMVLLHGQAFTSKTWEELGTLSLLATNGYQALALDLPGFGNSPDSESVKSDQSRVDLLKRFLESLGVRTPVLLSPSMSGHYALPFLQKHSAQLHGFVPIAPVGTRGITPQQYRDIQTPTLVIYGELDTNLGAQSHKNLIQLPHHTVVKLAGARHACYMDKPREFHRALLDFLSKLE